The genome window TGCTAGCAAGCTGATTTAGCTGCTCATAACCAAGGAGACTAGATTCGCCTGTAACCATCAGGCGGCGATGCTTTTCTCATGCTCCTGCTATGAGGTCATTTTAGGCAATCGGACAGGAGCACGAGGGTGACCAGCTGGGCTAATTTAGGGGTTCGCTATTGGATTTTATTGGCGAATGGATTAAAATAATATAGTAATGCTAACCATAGCGACTATTTAAGAAGAAAGAGGTCAATTGAACATGGCTAAATTAGTACTTATCCGTCACGGTCAAAGTGAATGGAACCTGTCAAACCAATTCACTGGTTGGGTTGATGTGGACCTGAGCGAAAAGGGTGTTGAACAAGCAAAGAACGCTGGTAAGGCCCTGAAGGAACACGGCATTGAATTTGACTACGCCTACACTTCTGTTTTGAAGCGGGCCATCAAGACTTTGCATTATGCTCTGGAAGAATGTGATCAACTCTGGATTCCTGAAACCAAGACTTGGCGTTTGAACGAACGTCACTACGGTGCTTTGCAGGGCCACAACAAGAAGAAGGCTGCTGAAAAGTACGGTGACGAACAAGTTCATATTTGGCGTCGTTCATACGATGTTTTGCCACCACTGCTGAGTGCTGATGACGAAGGTTCTGCTGCTAACGACCGTCGTTACGCTAACCTGGACCCACGGACGATTCCTGGCGGTGAAAACTTAAAGGTGACCCTGGAACGGGTTATCCCATTGTGGCAAGACGAAATTGCTCCAAAGCTGCTTGACAACAAGAACGTTATCATCGCAGCCCACGGTAACTCCCTCCGTGCTTTGAGCAAGTACATCGAACAGATTTCTGACGAAGACATCATGAACCTGGAAATGGCTACTGGTCAGCCAGTCGTTTACGACTTCGATGACAAGCTCAACGTCTTGAGCAAGGAAAAGTATTAATAACTGATTAACTGGTCGGCGGGTACAGCGCCGGCTAGTCTGGAAGAGGTCGGGAAGCAACTCGGCCTCTTGCTGTTTTAAAGGACGGGCTGCCACTGCCAAGCATGGCGAACGGG of Limosilactobacillus oris contains these proteins:
- a CDS encoding 2,3-diphosphoglycerate-dependent phosphoglycerate mutase, coding for MAKLVLIRHGQSEWNLSNQFTGWVDVDLSEKGVEQAKNAGKALKEHGIEFDYAYTSVLKRAIKTLHYALEECDQLWIPETKTWRLNERHYGALQGHNKKKAAEKYGDEQVHIWRRSYDVLPPLLSADDEGSAANDRRYANLDPRTIPGGENLKVTLERVIPLWQDEIAPKLLDNKNVIIAAHGNSLRALSKYIEQISDEDIMNLEMATGQPVVYDFDDKLNVLSKEKY